DNA from Bacillus sp. PK3_68:
ATGACCTTCTTATCTGGAATTGCGTTATACCTGCTCTTCTGGGATTGATAACTGGAATAGGATTTCAAGGAGCAGCTAAACCGTTACTGGACAAAGGATTAGGAGAATATTTGATAACAGAAAAAGGGGCAACACTCTATAGGAGCTGCCCCGGATTAATATTGATATTCAATGAAAAAACGATTGGATGAATAAAGATTGAATACATAGTGTATGCCTGATACCCTTCCCTGCTACATTGCTGTTTCGATACCGACTTTTTAACGGAGGGAAGTAAGCAAATTACATAATATTACTTTTCAATGACTTCAAAAATGTAAGGTATATTGCGGTAATGATGACCATAGTTCAGCCCATACCCTACTATAAACTTGTCTTCGATAACAAATCCTTTATAATCTACTTCAATATCAACTTGTCTACGTGATGGTTTGTCGAGGAATGTACAGGTCTTTAAACTTTTGGGGTTTTTTTCTTTAAGAACATTATATACTGCTTTCATTGTATGTCCTGAATCCAATATATCATCTACAATAAGGACATCATATTCGGAAATATCCACTGAAAAGTCAGAGACCTTTACATTTCCATTGCTAGTTTTTCCAAAGCCATAGCTTGAAGTTTCCATAAATTCAATTCTAACGGGAACCGTTATGTGCCGAACTAGGTCTGCCGTGAAAATAAAACTTCCTCTTAATAATGAAATAATAAGGAGATTTTTATCTTCATTTTGATAGTCATTTGACACAAGTGCCCCTAACTCTTTTACCTTCTCATTAATTTCTTCTTTGCTAAATAATATATTTTCTTTCATTATTTTTCACCCTTCTAGTAATTATTTCATCGTTTTTGAGCCTTCACCTAAAATACGTACTGAATAACAAAATTACTAAAAAACAGAATGGCAATCATATAAAGAGCTGGGTGAATTTCCTTGCCCTTTCCTATTAATAGCTTTATCAGCGGATAGAGAATAAAGCCAATGGCCATGCCATCTGCAATGCTATATGTTAAAGGAATCAATACGATAATTAAAAGTGCTGGAATGCTCTCTGTTAAGTCATCCATTGGAATATGAACTACGTTTTGCAACATAAGAAGTCCAATCAATATCAGAATTGGAGAAACCGCACTTGCCGGAACAATTTTAATAACAGGTATAAACAAAATAGAAATGAGAAACATAAATCCTGTCACCATGCTCGTTAAACCTGTTCTCCCGCCTGCTGTAATTCCTGCGGCTGCCTCCACGGATGCTACAGTGGGACTTGTGCCAAAGATACCCGAAGATAAAACTGAAACGGCTGTTGCCTGAAGCGATTTCTTGCTACTTTCAGGACGGTTAAGCATTTTGCTATGTCCATGTATCAGCCCAATATTTTCAAATACGATCACCATGGCAAAGGAAATAGAAGTTAGCCAGAAAACGATATTTCCTGCTTGTCCCCACGATATTTGACCAAACACTCCAAAATATTCGTGAAAAGAGGGCATTGAAAGGGACATTCCCTTAAATGTATCTCCCTCTAACCAAATTGATAAAATCGAAGTAATGATAATACTTAATAAGAGATTTCCAGGTACATTTTTAATAAATAAGATAATCGTAATAATCAAACCAATAAACGTTATGATTACTGTGGGACTGCTTAAATCACCAATTGCAAGCAAGGTGTGCTCAGATTTTGAAATAATTCCCGCATTTTCGAAGCCAATAAAAATCAGTAAAATCCCAATTCCAATGGTAATGGCTTCTTTCAGGGAGTTAGGAATGGAGGAAGTAATCACTTTTGCCATTGGTGTAAAGGCAATAACAATAAAAATCAGTCCTGAAATGAAAACCATGGTTAAGGCTTCCTGCCAAGTAAATCCCCCAGATTGAACGATTGTATAGGTAAACATCGCATTTAACCCCATACCTGGAATAATAAGAAGAGGAGTATTACTCCATAAGCCGAGGACTAAACAACCAAAAAAACTGGTTAATATAGTTGCAATAATTCCCGCCTCCATCGGGATTCCTGCCTCCACCAAAATCGTCGCATTGACAATAATAATATAGGCCACAGTTATATATGAAATCAGCCCTGCAGAAACTTCCTTTGCAATTGTCGTATCATATTGATTGAATTTGAAAAAGCGCTCCATATTAATCACCTTTCTAATTTCCTGTCAAATGAATATGAAAGTAATCTTAACATGGACTCAATTATATGAAAAATATATAATTTGAATAATAACTATACAGTTTTTAAATACAAGGAGACATTTATGGACCTTAAACAATTACGGTATTTTATTGCAATTGCTGAGGAAAAGAGTTTAACAGCTGCTGCGATTCGGCTACATATGTCTCAACCGCCACTAAGCATACAGTTGAAACAATTGGAGCAGGAGTTAGGGGTTAAATTATTTGAACGAAGCGGAAAGACCCTGGAATTAACTGATAAAGGCGATGTACTCTACAAAAGGGCGTTACATCTTGTGAATAGTGCAGAAGAAATAAGAAATGAAATACAGGAAACAGAGGAAGGAAGAAAGGGTGTACTTGCTATCGGGATCAACACTTTATCTCTATCAGGATTTTCAGAAATGCTCCGATCCTTCCACAAGAAGTTTCCCCTTGTTTCATTAAAAATAGTTCAAAATGATTCTTTTTATTTAGCAGAAATGATAAAAACAAGGGCCATTGAATTGGCATTTGTGCGTCTTCCGCTTGAACATCGGGGTTTGGCCTATCATCATCTAATGAATGAGCCCTTTTTTTTCGTAACAAATAAAGAAACACACACTATTTCATTGGAAGAGCTTTCAGATATCCCTCTCATCGTTCCAAGTACAGAGGGATTGGGTATCTATAGTACGATTCTTGAAGCATTTTCAAGGCAAAATCTTCAACTAAATAAAATGGCGGAGTGCTCCGATATGCACACTTTAATGGAGATGGTTAAAGGAGGCATGGGAGCAACAATTGTTCCAAAATCAGTTTTGGATGTCTATAGGGATAAATGTCTCTATTCCATACCGATCAATGATGCTAATTTGGCATCTTCTTTAGGAGTTATTTTTCTTGAAAATCATTATGTCTCTACACCTGCAAAAAACTTTATGGAGCTAATAAAGGAATACTATAGACTTTCGTAACTATAATAAAACCTTAACTGATTATCCCTTCCTTCAAATATGCATCCAGAAATCTGCCTAAACAAAAGACCCAGGATACACAAAAGGTTTTTCTACGAAGCCAGGGCTGGATTAGCAAGGAGAAATGAAACTTTTAAATATAACCTTGGTTGATTGGATACCCGCCGAATTTTGCATAAAAACCCTCGAGGGCAAGACCTGAAAATACACTGTATACCGAAGCCAAACCTTAACAATCGGGCGCTTTAATGGAGCAGCTAAAGCCTAAATTCTCACTTATAACACCGAGAGTTTAGGCTTTTTATATCGGGGTTTCCTTAACGTTGCAAACCTGCATTTTTCTGACACTATCCTTTAATGAATCGATGATTCCCAGCGTATAAAACCGTCAAAAGGTTGATGGCCCATAAGAAAATTCATCCCTTGCTAAGCAAAAAAGCCCTTGATCATTCCATATTGGAAATGAACAGGCGATCAATCATATGATTTCTAAATTTTTTTCTATATTGCTCATATTTCATTGGTCTGGTGCAAAACCTCTTCTCTCATAGCAGTTAGAAAGAGAGGGCGAGCGTAATGGCATAAAAATTGCATTTATGAGGGAGCCTCTCTATACATAAAATAAAAAGCCGTGGAGGTGTGCAGATGAAGGTAAATCTCTCATGGTTTCACCTTTAAGAAAATGGGCGTTCTTTCTTTTTATCCACACAAAACCATAAAAGGGTAATCTTGAATAAGGAGTGATCTTGTGAATTTGCTTTGGTTAAATCTTTTTGCTGCAGCCGGTGTCACAGCTTATGGAATCTATTTGTTTATGTATCTATTAAAGACCCGCTATGAATACATTAAGCTGGGCAAGAAACAAGAGTTTGACAACGATGTAAAGAAGCGGATGGAGAAAATCTGGGTATTTGTTTTTGGGCAGAAGAAGCTGCTCAAAGATAAAAAAAGCGGAGCCATCCACGTTATGTTTTTCTATGGCTTTCTGCTCGTGCAGCTAGGGGCTGTCGACTTTATTATTAAAGGCATCATACCGGGAGCACATTTGCCGCTCGGTCCGCTATATGGAGGATTTAAATTCTTCCAGGAGCTCGTCACACTCATGATCCTTATGGCCGTCGTCTGGGCGTTTCATCGTCGTTATGTTGAAAGGTTGGTTCGCTTAAAGCGCGGCTGGAAGAACGGACTTGTTCTTATTTTTATTGGCCTTTTAATGTTGTCCGTCTTAATCGGCAATGGGATGGATTTAATCTGGCATGAAGGGACAGATGTCCACTGGACTGGCTTGGAACCGGTGGCTTCTGCTGCAGCCGTTGTGTTTTCAGGGATCGGCACAAAAGCCGCTATTGCGTTTTTTTACGTGTCCTGGTGGGTGCATCTATTGGTCTTGCTGACATTCCTCGTGTATGTGCCGCAATCCAAGCACGCTCATTTGATTTTCGGGCCGGTCAACACGTATTTCTATCGCTTGGATCGACAGGGTACGTTGAAGCCGATTGACTTTGAGGATGAGACGCAGGAATCATTTGGTGTGGGGAAGATTCAAGATTTTAACCAGCTGCAAATGATTGATTTCTACGCTTGTGTGGAGTGCGGCCGCTGCACGAATATGTGTCCGGCAACCGGCACAGGGAAAATGCTCTCGCCCATGGATTTAATTGTTAAACTGCGCGACCATTTAACAAATAGCGGGGCAGCGGTAACATCCAAACAGCCATGGGTGCCGGCATTTGCATTTGCCAATACAACAGGGAATCAATTGGCTCTTGCCGGTGGAGCGGAAGCAGCGGCTGAACTGCATCATCCGAGCTTGATTGGGGATGTGATCACCGAAGAAGAGATCTGGGCGTGTACAACATGCCGCAACTGTGAGGACCAGTGCCCGGTCATGAATGAGCATGTGGATAAAATCATTGATCTGCGCCGCTATCTCGTTTTAACAGAAGGAAAAATGGATCCTGAAGCCCAGCGCGCGATGCAAGGCATTGAGCGCCAAGGCAATCCATGGGGACTGAACCGTAAAGAAAAAGAAAACTGGCGTGAGCTGCGCGATGATGTTTACGTACCGACAATAAAAGAAATGAAGAAAGCCGGAGAAGGATTTGAGTACCTGTTGTGGGTTGGCTCGATGGGAGCCTTTGATAACCGCAGCCAGAAAATTGCCCTTTCTTTTGCGAAGCTGTTAAATGAAGGAGGAGTAAAGTTCGCGATCCTTGGCAACAAAGAGAAAAACTCCGGTGATACCCCGCGTCGTCTCGGCAATGAGTTTTTATTTCAAGAGCTGGCAACTGCGAACATCGCAGAGTTCGAGAAAAACGGCGTGAAGAAGATCGTGACGATCGATCCGCATGCCTACAATATTTTTAAAAACGAATATCCAGCCATGGGCTTCAAAGCGGAAGTGTATCATCATACCGAGCTGCTCGCTCAGCTGTTGAGAGAAGGCAGGCTGAACCCCAAACATGCGGTCAATGAAACGATCACGTTCCACGATTCGTGTTATCTCGGCCGCTATAATGATGTTTACAATCCGCCGCGGGAGATCTTGAGAGCGATACCGGGTGTGAGGATCGTAGAAATGACCCGGAACCGGCAAGACGGCATGTGCTGCGGCGCCGGCGGCGGATTGATGTGGATGGAGGAAAATACCGGCCACCGCATTAACGTAGCACGGACGGAGCAGGCGCTGGCAGTCAGCCCATCTGTCATTAGCTCGGGCTGTCCGTACTGCTTGACGATGCTGTCGGACGGAGTGAAGGCGGTGGAGAGGGAGGACACCATTCGAACGCACGATATCGCAGAACTCTTGGAAAGAGCCTGTATTGCCGTACAGCCTGTACAGAAAGCGCTTTGAATATTTAGAAAACTCAGTTAACATGTAAGGGAAGGGGGAGGAGGATATGAGTGTGATTCTATCAACAGAGGCGCTTCCATTTCCTTACTTTATTACCTCAACACAAGGGGAGATTCTGTCGGTCAATGAGGAAATGAATAGGCAGCTTGTATCGAATATAGTATACAAGCGTGTAGAAGAAGCATTTGACGAATGGAAGGTTATACAAAATGATCGTCTTGTTCACGCAAGGGTAGGCCGCAAATACTGTCTGTTCCTCAAAGAGGTGATGGAACAGGGACAGATTTTATATGTAGGGGTATTCTCAGAGGAGCTGGCCTCCCTTTTGAACGAATTAGAAAAACTCAAAAAGGCAAATCGTCATCTTGATGCCGTTATTGAAAGCTCATACGATGGAATTTATATTACAGACCGGGACGGTATCACGTTAAAGACCAACTCGGCTATTGAGAGAATAACAGGTATTCCGAAAGAGTATTATATTCATAAAAGTGTGACAGCCCTTATGGAAAGAGGCATCCTTGAAAACTCTGTCACAGAGCAAGTTATGCGGAAAAAGAAAACCGTATCGGTCGTTCAATTAAATTATTCAGGGCGTGAGACATTGCTGACAGGCAGCCCAGTACTGAACGAAGAAGGAGAAATTGAAAGCGTTGTCACAAATATTCGCGACTTATCGGATTTAAACGACTTACAAACAGCTTTGCGAAAAGCAACGGAAATGAATAAGACCTATCAGAAAGAGATTGAACGATTAAAAGGAAATCTTGCTGCAACGGGCGAGGATGCAATCATCCAAAGTGAACAAATGAAGTTAATTTATGATACTGCTAGCCGGATTGTTAATGTAGAGGCGACGGTTCTCATTCTAGGAGAAACAGGTGTTGGGAAAGATGTGCTTGCGAAGCATATCTATAATCACAGCGAAAGAAGAAAGCAAGGCAAGTTTATTAAAGTGAACTGCGGGCTATACCGCCGGATTTATTAGAGTCTGAGTTATTTGGCTATTCAGGAGGGGCCTTTACTGGAGCGAATAAACAGGGGAAGCCAGGGATGTTTGAACTGGCTGATAAGGGCATTTTATTTCTAGATGAAATTGGTGAAATGCCGCTGAATCTTCAAGTAAAGCTGCTTCGCGTTATACAAGAAAGGGAAATTCAACGTGTTGGCGGAATCGCAACAAAGAAAGTCGACGTTCGGCTGATTGCGGCAACAAACCGCAACTTGAAAGAGATGGTCCAGGCTGGAGAGTTTCGTGAAGATTTATTTTACCGGCTAAATGTCGTGCCGATTCACATTCCGCCTCTTCGTGAAAGAAAAGAAGAGATTTTGCCCCTTATGAATCTGTATCTGAAGAAAATCAATCAAAAGTATGGGACAACGAAGCAATTGAATGAGGAGCTGAAATCCTTCTTTTATGAGTATCATTGGCCTGGAAATGTGAGAGAACTTTCTAATTTACTGGAGCGTCTCGTCCTGTTGACTAGAGACCATATTATTGGCCTAGAAAACTTACCTGCAGAGTATAAAGCAGAAACCGCAGAAGCGGCCGCACAAGATGGACACATAGTCACGTTAAGAGAAGCCACAGAAGCAGCGGAGAAGAAAGTCTTGCTGTGGGCCGTCAAAAAATACAAAACGACTTATGAAATCGCGGAGGCTTTAGACACGAGCCAGCCGACGATTGTTAGGAAACTAAAAAAATATAAGATAAAGATTGAAGAATGAAGAAAAAAGCTATCCGAAAAGGTAGCTTTTTCTTTTTGACAACCACCTCCATTTCCTCATTGAAGATTCAAAAATGTATTAAGGATACATTTTTGAATTGAGCTTTACAGCGATAATCTTTTTAGTCGGATTCAATTATGAATTATTTCTCTTTTTTGTCCTTCCTTTTTCTAGAATAAATTAGCTTTCCGCTTGGCATAAGGATTGCATTATAAAGGAGCAATAACAGAATAAAAGGAGGAATTGGCATGATTGAAACCATGACACCAGAATTGGAACAAATGAAGCAGATGATCAAAAATTTCGTAGATAAGGAGGTAGAACCGTTTGCTCAGCAAATTGAAGAGGAAGATGCCATTCCGCAGCACCTTGTTGAAAAAGCGAAAGAACTTGGCCTTTTTGGAATTAGCATTCCAGAAGAATACGGAGGCATTGGGTTAAATCAAGTCGGAAAAGCGACTGTTTTAGAGCAGCTCGGACGCACGCATAATGGATTTGTCAGCTTAATCAGTGCTCACACGGGAATTGGCAGTACAGGTTTAGTAAAGCTCGCTTCCCCTTATTTAAAAGAAAAGTATCTCCCAGACATGGCTGCCGGAAACAAAATTGCCGCTTTTGCCCTATCAGAGCCCGGTGCCGGTTCAGATGCAACAAATTTAGCGACGAGAGCGGAAAAGCGCGGCAACAAATGGATTTTAAACGGAACGAAGCATTTTATTACAAACGCACCGGTAGCCGATGTCTTTACGGTATTCGCTTTAAATGATAAAGAAAAAGGGGCAAAAGGAGGCATTACAGCTTTTCTAGTGGAAAAAGACTTTCCAGGCTTTACAGTTGGAAAGAAGGATAAAAAAATGGGACTTCGCGGTTCTTATACAGCCCAGCTCATTTTTGAAGATTGTGAAGTGCCGGAAGAAAATGTGATTGGGGAGGTCGGCATGGGCTATGTCTCTGCTTTACGTATTTTGGGCGAAGGGCGTGTTGGTCTAGCAGCCCGCGCAGTCGGTTCATGTCAAAAGCTGATTGAATTATCGGCCTCTTACGCGAAAGAAAGGGTGCAATTTGGACAGCCGATTGCTGCTAATCAAGGAATTCAATGGATGCTGGCAGACATGGCAACTGAAACAGCAGCGGCCCGTGCATTGGCCATAAGTGCAGCTCAAATGATTGATGAAGGCAAAAAAGCCATTAAAGAGGCTTCGATGGCAAAATTATTTGCTTCTGATGTATTTAATAGAGTAGCTGATAAAGCAGTGCAGATTCACGGTGGCATGGGCTATGTGTCAGACTATCCTGTAGAACGGTTTTACCGGGACGCTCGAATTACAAAAATTTATGAGGGAACGAACGAAATTCAGCGGATGATTATTGCAAGAAGAGTACTGGAAGAAAATTAAGAAGTATCTACCTATTAATCATGAAATGAGGGTTTGCTATGCGTTGGGTTGTCCTCGTTCTTCTGTTCTTTGGCATGATTATTAATTTTGCAGACAAATCTATTATCGGGCTTGCTGCTGTTCCCATTATGAAAGATCTGAACCTTTCTTATGCGGAATGGGGCATCGTCGGAAGTAGTTATTACTGGCTCTATCCAGTGACAGGCGTGTTCGGCGCAGCTCTTGCGGACAGAATTGGGGCCAAAAAAGTGTTGGGGGTGCTAATGCTGACCTGGGCTGTTCTGCAGTTCGGCGTGTTGGCCATTACAGTATTGCCGCTTCTTGTAGTATACCGTGTTTTGCTTGGGGCATTTGAAGGGCCTTTCAGCCCGGTTGCCTATAGTCATGCCCATTCATGGTTTCCACCGAAGCTCCGCGGATTTGCCAACTCGGTCGTTGTTTCAGGAGCGACTGTCGGAGCTATGATTGTAGCTCCCTTGCTAGTTGCGCTTATTAATATATTAGGTTGGAAAATGGCTTTTGCCTGGCTAGGGGCAGCGAGTATTATCTGGGCGATTGCCTTTCAATTCATGACAAAGGAAAGTCCTATGGACGCGTATAAGAAAGCGAAGAGCCAAAAGCAGAAACCATTGGAAAAGCTGAATATCAAAGATTTTCTAAGGCTGCTGGCTTCTCCTTCCGCTTTATTTACAACACTTGCTTACTTCTCCACGTATTTTCTTGTCGTATGGATTGCCGTATGGCTTCCGATCTATCTTGTTGAAGTCGTCAAGATGAGCTCGGCCCAAATGGGATTCGGTGTCATGGTTATTGGAATCGCTTCTACTATTATTTATATCGGTGTTTCTGCTTTATCAGATTATTTATTTAAAAAGAACCAGAACTGGCGATTGTCAAGAGTGTATGTCGTGGGCATTTCCATGGCTATCGGTGCATTATGTATGGCTTCCATTACGATTTTTCAGCATCCGGTTTGGGTAGTGGCTGCCATGTGTTTGGCAAAAGGTTTAACCTATGCGATTTTGCCGATTGGACCGACCATCATGATCAACGAATTGCCTGAAAGAGGCAGCTTGATGACAAGCATTTTAACTTCATCAGGAAATATTGCGGGAATTGTGGCGCCGCTTGTGACTGGTTTTATTGTGGGACTGACT
Protein-coding regions in this window:
- a CDS encoding (Fe-S)-binding protein, translating into MNLLWLNLFAAAGVTAYGIYLFMYLLKTRYEYIKLGKKQEFDNDVKKRMEKIWVFVFGQKKLLKDKKSGAIHVMFFYGFLLVQLGAVDFIIKGIIPGAHLPLGPLYGGFKFFQELVTLMILMAVVWAFHRRYVERLVRLKRGWKNGLVLIFIGLLMLSVLIGNGMDLIWHEGTDVHWTGLEPVASAAAVVFSGIGTKAAIAFFYVSWWVHLLVLLTFLVYVPQSKHAHLIFGPVNTYFYRLDRQGTLKPIDFEDETQESFGVGKIQDFNQLQMIDFYACVECGRCTNMCPATGTGKMLSPMDLIVKLRDHLTNSGAAVTSKQPWVPAFAFANTTGNQLALAGGAEAAAELHHPSLIGDVITEEEIWACTTCRNCEDQCPVMNEHVDKIIDLRRYLVLTEGKMDPEAQRAMQGIERQGNPWGLNRKEKENWRELRDDVYVPTIKEMKKAGEGFEYLLWVGSMGAFDNRSQKIALSFAKLLNEGGVKFAILGNKEKNSGDTPRRLGNEFLFQELATANIAEFEKNGVKKIVTIDPHAYNIFKNEYPAMGFKAEVYHHTELLAQLLREGRLNPKHAVNETITFHDSCYLGRYNDVYNPPREILRAIPGVRIVEMTRNRQDGMCCGAGGGLMWMEENTGHRINVARTEQALAVSPSVISSGCPYCLTMLSDGVKAVEREDTIRTHDIAELLERACIAVQPVQKAL
- a CDS encoding LysR family transcriptional regulator, whose amino-acid sequence is MDLKQLRYFIAIAEEKSLTAAAIRLHMSQPPLSIQLKQLEQELGVKLFERSGKTLELTDKGDVLYKRALHLVNSAEEIRNEIQETEEGRKGVLAIGINTLSLSGFSEMLRSFHKKFPLVSLKIVQNDSFYLAEMIKTRAIELAFVRLPLEHRGLAYHHLMNEPFFFVTNKETHTISLEELSDIPLIVPSTEGLGIYSTILEAFSRQNLQLNKMAECSDMHTLMEMVKGGMGATIVPKSVLDVYRDKCLYSIPINDANLASSLGVIFLENHYVSTPAKNFMELIKEYYRLS
- a CDS encoding NCS2 family permease — protein: MERFFKFNQYDTTIAKEVSAGLISYITVAYIIIVNATILVEAGIPMEAGIIATILTSFFGCLVLGLWSNTPLLIIPGMGLNAMFTYTIVQSGGFTWQEALTMVFISGLIFIVIAFTPMAKVITSSIPNSLKEAITIGIGILLIFIGFENAGIISKSEHTLLAIGDLSSPTVIITFIGLIITIILFIKNVPGNLLLSIIITSILSIWLEGDTFKGMSLSMPSFHEYFGVFGQISWGQAGNIVFWLTSISFAMVIVFENIGLIHGHSKMLNRPESSKKSLQATAVSVLSSGIFGTSPTVASVEAAAGITAGGRTGLTSMVTGFMFLISILFIPVIKIVPASAVSPILILIGLLMLQNVVHIPMDDLTESIPALLIIVLIPLTYSIADGMAIGFILYPLIKLLIGKGKEIHPALYMIAILFFSNFVIQYVF
- the hpt gene encoding hypoxanthine phosphoribosyltransferase, with translation MKENILFSKEEINEKVKELGALVSNDYQNEDKNLLIISLLRGSFIFTADLVRHITVPVRIEFMETSSYGFGKTSNGNVKVSDFSVDISEYDVLIVDDILDSGHTMKAVYNVLKEKNPKSLKTCTFLDKPSRRQVDIEVDYKGFVIEDKFIVGYGLNYGHHYRNIPYIFEVIEK
- a CDS encoding MFS transporter, coding for MRWVVLVLLFFGMIINFADKSIIGLAAVPIMKDLNLSYAEWGIVGSSYYWLYPVTGVFGAALADRIGAKKVLGVLMLTWAVLQFGVLAITVLPLLVVYRVLLGAFEGPFSPVAYSHAHSWFPPKLRGFANSVVVSGATVGAMIVAPLLVALINILGWKMAFAWLGAASIIWAIAFQFMTKESPMDAYKKAKSQKQKPLEKLNIKDFLRLLASPSALFTTLAYFSTYFLVVWIAVWLPIYLVEVVKMSSAQMGFGVMVIGIASTIIYIGVSALSDYLFKKNQNWRLSRVYVVGISMAIGALCMASITIFQHPVWVVAAMCLAKGLTYAILPIGPTIMINELPERGSLMTSILTSSGNIAGIVAPLVTGFIVGLTKSDKLFGYNLSILFMAVLVLVFSILFIMLVRPANQKNVEKEQEDSLLKTSN
- a CDS encoding acyl-CoA dehydrogenase family protein, translating into MIETMTPELEQMKQMIKNFVDKEVEPFAQQIEEEDAIPQHLVEKAKELGLFGISIPEEYGGIGLNQVGKATVLEQLGRTHNGFVSLISAHTGIGSTGLVKLASPYLKEKYLPDMAAGNKIAAFALSEPGAGSDATNLATRAEKRGNKWILNGTKHFITNAPVADVFTVFALNDKEKGAKGGITAFLVEKDFPGFTVGKKDKKMGLRGSYTAQLIFEDCEVPEENVIGEVGMGYVSALRILGEGRVGLAARAVGSCQKLIELSASYAKERVQFGQPIAANQGIQWMLADMATETAAARALAISAAQMIDEGKKAIKEASMAKLFASDVFNRVADKAVQIHGGMGYVSDYPVERFYRDARITKIYEGTNEIQRMIIARRVLEEN